From the genome of Nicotiana sylvestris chromosome 2, ASM39365v2, whole genome shotgun sequence, one region includes:
- the LOC138884973 gene encoding uncharacterized protein — protein MAISMNIQELLVISDSDLLVHQSIYCAYVEEETDGKPWFHDIKEFLAKGEYPEYANHTQKRTLRILSTHFFHSRGNLYKRTPDLGLLGYVDAKEASKLLEEIHVGTCGPHMNGFVLAKKILKAGYFWMTMEIDCVQYICKCYQCQVHADMIKVQPNKLNATSSP, from the exons atggcaatcagcatgaatattcaggagctgctggtaatcAGTGATTCAGatctgcttgtgcaccag TCGATATATTGTGcatatgttgaagaagaaacagatggaaaaccttggttccatgacatcaaagagtttttggcgaaaggagaatatccggagtatgcaaaccacactcagaaacgcacactccgaATATTGTCCACTCACTTCTTCCATAGCAGAGGAAATTTGTACaagagaactcctgatttgggactgcTAGGATATGTCGAtgcaaaagaggcttctaagttacttgaggagatacatgttgggacctgcggcccacatatgaacggttttgtcttagccaagaagatactcaaggccggttacttttggatgaccatggagatagACTGCGTCCAGTATATCTGCAAATGCtaccaatgccaagtgcatgctgatatgataaaagtgcagCCAAataagctcaatgcaacaagctcaccttag
- the LOC138884974 gene encoding uncharacterized protein produces MDLIGPIEPTTSNGHRFILVAIDYFTKWVEAASYKVVTKKVVIDFVKDRIVCRFRVPESIITDNTVNLNSDLMKPCVKLSKSNTRIPQPEAELSDAEWIKSSYEQLTLIDGKKMNALCHGQLYQNRMSRDFNKRVKSRKFAPGQLVLKKIFPHQDKAKGKFSPN; encoded by the exons ATGGATCtcattggtccaattgagcccactacttcaaacggacataggtttattctggtagccattgattatttcacaaaatgggtagaggctgcatcttacaaagttgtaaccaagaaggtcgtcatagactttgtcaaagatcgtatcgTTTGCCGATTtagagttcccgagtccattattactgataacACTGttaatctcaatagtgatctgatgaagccatgtgtgaaactttcaaaatcaaacacaagaattccacagcct gaagctgaactcagtgatgcagaatggataaagaGCAGCTATGAACAATTgaccctcatagatggaaaaaagATGAATGCATTATGTCATGGTCAgctttaccagaacagaatgtccagagatttcaacaaaagggtcaaatcaAGAAAATTTGCACCAGGACAGTTAGTGCTGAAAAAGATCTTCCCACAccaagataaagccaaagggaaattctctcctaacTAG